A genomic region of Methanobacterium sp. SMA-27 contains the following coding sequences:
- a CDS encoding B12-binding domain-containing radical SAM protein — translation MESNKKVLFFNAKREKCDSDSPHLGLATLAAVLKKSGYEVLVVDYQFKPNAPSPEIFLDDFKPDVMGITLYTATMNEADKIIKQISKFDIPILVGGPHATLYYNDLVNKANYILIGEAENIIEETVKKANIHSKGLIIRSEPPDPKNLPFPDFTSFFGYGDIFVYPLLTSRGCPYNCSFCAVRFVSTRKWRPRWIEDCIEEVIQAKKVLKSMDSVVIYDDNAMFRKDHIKKFLNLYLDKNINLPLTIINTRADGLDNEIISLLKKAKCPSIGIGVESGHPEVFELINKGETLEDIVKASKLIKKHKLSLQLCFVIGLEGDSYEKIQSSIDFAKKINPDHIYWNMITPFEGTKIREWYDKNGSVFDLVNHSSYVDGDFMCEEPCAETPEFSVEERKKAYILAILKTNYTTLKFRDTPRLFFYIKEYGFYKEFICWIPNKLWVNIKKPFLLLRLAINIYPEVGMKGLIKRIKQY, via the coding sequence ATGGAGTCTAACAAAAAAGTATTATTTTTTAATGCAAAAAGAGAGAAATGTGATAGTGATTCACCCCATTTAGGCCTTGCAACATTAGCTGCTGTTTTAAAAAAAAGCGGATATGAAGTCTTAGTAGTAGACTACCAATTCAAACCCAATGCACCTTCTCCAGAGATATTTTTAGATGACTTTAAGCCAGATGTTATGGGCATTACATTATACACAGCCACTATGAACGAGGCAGATAAAATAATAAAACAAATATCCAAATTTGATATACCCATACTCGTTGGAGGACCACACGCAACCTTGTATTATAATGATTTAGTTAACAAAGCCAATTATATCTTAATTGGTGAAGCAGAAAATATAATAGAAGAAACAGTTAAAAAGGCAAATATTCATTCAAAAGGTCTAATAATCCGATCAGAACCGCCTGATCCAAAAAATTTGCCTTTTCCTGACTTTACCTCTTTCTTTGGTTATGGAGACATTTTCGTATATCCTTTACTTACTAGCCGTGGATGTCCATATAACTGCAGTTTCTGTGCAGTTCGTTTTGTTTCAACCAGAAAATGGCGGCCTAGATGGATTGAAGATTGTATAGAAGAGGTCATCCAAGCCAAGAAAGTTCTAAAAAGTATGGATTCAGTAGTTATCTATGATGACAATGCCATGTTTAGAAAAGATCATATTAAAAAATTTCTTAATCTATATTTAGATAAAAATATCAATTTACCACTAACAATAATAAATACTCGTGCAGATGGTCTCGATAATGAGATTATTTCACTATTAAAAAAAGCAAAATGTCCATCTATAGGTATAGGGGTCGAGTCGGGGCATCCTGAAGTTTTTGAATTGATTAATAAAGGCGAAACATTAGAGGATATTGTAAAAGCTTCTAAATTAATAAAAAAACATAAACTATCACTACAGCTGTGTTTTGTAATCGGTCTCGAAGGTGATTCCTACGAGAAAATCCAATCATCCATAGATTTTGCTAAAAAAATAAACCCCGATCACATTTACTGGAATATGATTACCCCATTTGAAGGAACAAAGATTAGAGAATGGTACGATAAAAACGGAAGTGTTTTTGATCTGGTTAATCATTCCTCATATGTTGATGGAGATTTCATGTGTGAGGAACCATGTGCTGAAACACCAGAATTTAGCGTAGAAGAACGTAAAAAAGCTTATATCTTAGCTATACTAAAAACAAATTATACAACATTAAAATTTAGAGATACACCTCGTTTATTCTTCTACATCAAAGAATATGGGTTTTATAAAGAGTTTATTTGTTGGATACCCAACAAATTGTGGGTGAACATTAAAAAACCCTTTTTATTATTGAGATTGGCTATCAATATCTACCCTGAAGTTGGTATGAAAGGGTTGATAAAACGAATTAAACAATACTAA
- a CDS encoding glycosyltransferase family 1 protein has translation MRLGILSWILDRQRTGIDNYLYNIVEGMIKEGNADKISLIHYKKSNDKIYSKVNDVTIGSLPFNLINPLNLSKAVRETDIDVLHLPSHMVFQISPFFLNLNVKKVLTIHDLIPILFHRDLPLFYKLWGPTLKIIKNRPDHIITDSENTKNDCINYLGIPEDKIEVIYLASDKRFKLIKNKDSIKEELKIKYNIKNPFILCVGTIELRKNIPLLIKSFYKLLNKGLKLKLILIGIPGHGFNEISHLIKDLGISKEVIILGYVPINDLIKFYNATDLFVFPSFYEGFGLPPLEAMACGCPVVSSNTSSLPEVVGDAGIMVDPYDFQALTDKMYKILTNESLSVSLSNKSLNQAKKFNWQKTASQTWKIYEKVTDK, from the coding sequence ATGAGATTAGGTATACTTTCATGGATATTAGATAGACAAAGAACAGGTATAGATAATTACCTTTATAATATTGTCGAGGGGATGATTAAAGAGGGTAATGCAGATAAAATATCCCTAATCCATTATAAAAAGTCTAACGATAAAATTTACTCAAAGGTCAATGATGTAACAATTGGCTCACTTCCATTTAATTTGATTAATCCTCTAAATTTGTCCAAAGCGGTTAGAGAAACAGATATAGATGTTCTTCATTTGCCATCACATATGGTTTTCCAAATAAGCCCGTTTTTCCTTAATTTAAATGTAAAAAAGGTTTTAACGATTCATGATCTTATTCCAATTTTATTTCACCGAGATCTTCCTTTGTTTTATAAATTATGGGGTCCGACACTAAAAATTATTAAAAATAGACCAGATCATATCATCACTGATTCTGAAAATACAAAAAATGATTGTATAAATTATTTAGGGATTCCTGAAGATAAAATAGAAGTTATCTACCTGGCATCTGATAAACGTTTCAAATTAATTAAAAATAAAGATAGTATTAAAGAAGAACTAAAAATTAAATATAACATAAAAAATCCGTTTATCTTGTGTGTCGGTACAATAGAATTAAGGAAGAATATCCCATTATTGATCAAGTCATTTTATAAACTTTTAAATAAAGGTCTTAAACTTAAACTGATCTTAATAGGTATTCCCGGACATGGATTCAATGAAATATCACATCTTATTAAAGATTTAGGTATATCTAAAGAGGTAATTATTTTAGGATACGTACCAATTAATGATTTAATCAAATTTTACAATGCAACAGATTTATTTGTTTTTCCATCTTTCTACGAAGGATTTGGATTACCCCCGCTAGAAGCTATGGCTTGTGGTTGTCCCGTAGTTAGTTCAAACACATCTTCATTACCTGAAGTTGTGGGAGATGCGGGGATTATGGTAGATCCATATGATTTTCAAGCTTTAACAGATAAAATGTATAAAATTTTAACAAATGAAAGTTTGAGTGTTTCTTTATCTAATAAAAGCTTAAATCAAGCCAAGAAGTTTAATTGGCAGAAAACTGCAAGCCAAACTTGGAAAATCTATGAGAAAGTGACAGATAAATGA
- a CDS encoding flippase, with amino-acid sequence MSTIQRIAKNTSILSISQIISIILIFFYTIYIARFLSAEGFGILSFALAFSGIFSILADLGINTLIVREVARDKSLAKKYLENGLTIKIILSFFTLLFIAIFINLLGYPQETINVVYFISISTIITSVFGIFYSIFQANEKMEYQSLNQILNSILMFLGVIIAIKLGFGVVGFSFLYFISSLITLFSIFFIYIWKFSIVKIDIDLNFWKLIMKEALPYGLSGIFVMIYYWIDSVMLSIIAGNEVVGWYNAAYKIIYIFLSFNTLFIISIFPVMSNFYKTSHRSLKFTFERSFKYLLIISIPITIVTTLLANRIILMLYGPDYIPSIIALQILIWTLIFMFLNGIAGNLLGSVNKQPIVTKITGFGAILNILLNILLIPKFSYIGASFATVLTEFILMPIIIYVMWKNGYTTLNPLIKDLPKIIFSSLVMTFFVIYLNSLNLFLVCLVASITYFGTIFLTKTLDDTDMQILKSILRKDRS; translated from the coding sequence ATGAGCACAATACAAAGAATTGCAAAAAATACTAGTATATTGTCTATTTCTCAAATAATAAGCATTATTCTAATATTTTTCTACACAATTTACATAGCAAGATTTCTCAGTGCTGAGGGATTTGGTATTTTATCCTTTGCTTTAGCTTTTTCAGGAATTTTTTCTATTTTGGCAGATTTAGGAATAAACACACTAATTGTTAGGGAAGTTGCACGAGATAAATCCTTAGCTAAGAAATATCTTGAAAATGGATTAACAATAAAAATTATACTCTCATTTTTCACATTATTGTTCATTGCTATTTTCATAAATTTACTTGGTTATCCTCAAGAAACCATTAACGTGGTTTATTTTATTTCTATATCAACTATAATAACTTCAGTTTTTGGAATATTTTATTCTATTTTCCAAGCAAACGAAAAAATGGAATATCAATCTTTAAACCAAATTTTAAATAGTATTTTAATGTTTTTAGGAGTCATTATAGCAATAAAATTAGGATTTGGTGTTGTTGGGTTTTCTTTCTTATATTTCATTTCAAGTTTAATTACTTTATTTTCTATTTTTTTCATTTACATATGGAAATTTTCAATTGTCAAAATTGATATTGATTTAAATTTCTGGAAGCTAATTATGAAAGAGGCATTACCCTATGGACTTTCAGGAATTTTTGTCATGATTTATTACTGGATAGATTCAGTAATGCTCTCGATTATAGCTGGAAACGAAGTAGTAGGATGGTATAATGCAGCATATAAAATTATTTACATTTTCCTTTCATTCAATACCTTATTTATAATTTCAATCTTTCCAGTGATGTCTAATTTTTATAAAACATCCCATAGGTCTCTAAAATTCACATTTGAACGATCATTTAAATATTTGTTAATTATTAGTATTCCAATTACAATCGTTACTACATTGTTAGCAAATCGTATTATTTTAATGCTTTATGGACCAGATTACATTCCATCAATAATTGCACTTCAAATATTAATTTGGACTTTAATTTTCATGTTCCTTAATGGAATTGCTGGTAACTTATTAGGTTCAGTTAATAAACAGCCTATTGTAACTAAAATTACGGGCTTTGGTGCTATTTTGAATATTTTACTCAATATCCTGTTAATACCAAAATTTAGTTATATTGGTGCTAGTTTTGCAACTGTATTAACTGAATTTATACTGATGCCAATAATAATTTATGTTATGTGGAAAAATGGATATACAACTCTAAATCCATTGATAAAAGATTTACCAAAAATAATTTTTTCAAGTTTAGTTATGACATTTTTTGTAATATATCTAAATAGTTTAAACTTATTTTTAGTATGTTTAGTAGCTTCAATAACATATTTTGGTACAATATTCCTTACAAAAACATTAGATGATACTGATATGCAAATTTTAAAAAGCATTCTACGAAAGGATAGATCATAA
- a CDS encoding glycosyltransferase family 4 protein — protein MKIGVITSVYPEFKGDPHGIFVHRLMREISKRGHEVHILAPFSGGKTDYIIDGVIVEKFNYFYPRKFQRLSGRSGMIDNVKEGIFVKFQFLTFILFNAINSCRKLHDMDIIHVQWPIPNGLGALFLKTFYKIPYVNTIFGEEVYLSKRYHTIPILKLLVNKSSKTITISTGSLKACLESGLKKEKLGIMPFGVDTNFFRPINVQKDKEIFQILSIGYFIERKGFEYLIKAVKEVLKEYDNIKLNLVGSGPLESQIKKLIEELELDKYVQITSNISDEELLGIYNSSDLFVLPSIVDSQGNTEGLGVVLLEAMACGLPVIGSNIGGIPDIIQDHNTGLLVPPKDILELSKSIKCVIKDKKFRKKLAINGYKMVKVKFSWEKIAEGYLKIYKRV, from the coding sequence ATGAAAATTGGAGTTATAACATCTGTATATCCTGAATTTAAAGGTGATCCTCATGGAATCTTTGTTCACAGGCTTATGAGAGAAATAAGTAAACGAGGTCATGAAGTGCATATACTAGCGCCTTTTAGTGGTGGAAAAACTGATTATATTATCGATGGTGTGATCGTTGAAAAGTTCAACTATTTTTATCCTAGAAAATTCCAAAGGCTAAGTGGAAGATCTGGAATGATCGATAATGTGAAAGAAGGTATTTTTGTAAAATTCCAGTTTTTAACATTCATTTTATTCAATGCCATTAATTCATGTAGAAAATTACATGATATGGATATTATTCATGTACAGTGGCCCATTCCCAATGGATTAGGTGCACTATTCTTAAAAACGTTCTATAAAATTCCTTATGTAAATACAATATTTGGAGAAGAAGTTTATCTATCAAAAAGATACCATACGATACCTATCCTTAAATTATTAGTTAATAAATCCTCAAAAACTATTACTATAAGTACCGGATCCTTAAAAGCATGCTTAGAATCGGGCTTAAAAAAAGAAAAACTTGGAATAATGCCCTTTGGAGTAGATACAAATTTTTTCCGGCCAATAAATGTGCAAAAAGATAAAGAAATATTCCAAATTCTTTCTATTGGTTATTTTATAGAAAGAAAAGGATTTGAATATCTTATAAAAGCCGTGAAAGAAGTTTTAAAAGAGTATGATAACATCAAACTAAACTTAGTTGGGTCAGGGCCTTTGGAAAGCCAGATAAAAAAACTCATTGAAGAGCTAGAATTAGATAAATATGTTCAGATTACAAGCAATATCTCAGATGAAGAACTCTTAGGGATATATAACTCCTCAGATCTTTTCGTGCTTCCTTCTATTGTTGATTCACAAGGGAACACTGAAGGATTGGGAGTGGTTTTACTTGAGGCAATGGCATGTGGTTTGCCAGTTATAGGGTCAAATATTGGAGGAATACCGGATATAATTCAAGATCATAATACTGGTTTATTGGTACCTCCAAAAGATATTCTAGAACTTTCTAAATCGATAAAATGTGTGATAAAGGATAAAAAATTTAGAAAAAAACTTGCAATTAATGGTTATAAAATGGTTAAAGTGAAATTTAGTTGGGAAAAAATAGCAGAGGGTTACTTGAAGATTTATAAACGCGTATAA
- a CDS encoding glycosyltransferase family 39 protein, with protein MNKLDSRTDKENRGPRNYLEKNANSIIFLVILTAIVSLITYYRILVQIDMGPVSDSFDFLSNALVFAGQGMGYSDLLRPPFFSFIISLIFRMGIVYTSTIYVLDGVLFLFGVIGLFFLLKVRFNDLESFLGGLLYATFPIVLTVLSVGFSDLASVSFSIWALYFTILAVKKDSRFFILVFPFLMFAFLTRYNSALLIFPIFLYILMNRDKINFKSIIAGIGVSVLIILPVLLFYYQKFGNIMYPFISFGSSSTALTTSTESLSYEPSIIYFLQKFPAFVGAQGITILLIVMLGFVLYLFLKFVNKKRVNKELFNVFSFDRAAKIKCIVFIILGIIFLVSFGKTVYMLSEVLFFAIAYLFYDIIKDMKLKDMDLNLMVFTWFMAFFIFHSVFVLKDNRYFVLMAPPVAYFMILGLVGISNRIKLRYKNRNIVFPVIAVILTIIMLLSTATQIPSILEANNDKVIANQQIIQSSQWFVSYDPDYKNRNIYSDLWPNFSWYLRTNVKPVPIFKDNQTFPNGVKNSTFNQQDSNAFNNYLETNHADYYFCVRPGLNLTSYTPIKQFGIVTIYQKKL; from the coding sequence TTGAATAAATTGGATAGTCGTACAGATAAAGAAAACAGAGGGCCAAGGAATTATCTAGAAAAAAATGCAAATTCTATTATTTTCTTGGTGATATTAACTGCTATTGTAAGTTTGATTACATATTACAGGATATTGGTTCAGATAGATATGGGACCAGTTTCTGATAGTTTTGATTTTCTATCTAATGCACTTGTATTTGCTGGTCAGGGCATGGGATACTCTGATTTATTGAGACCGCCTTTTTTTTCATTTATAATTTCTTTGATCTTCCGAATGGGAATAGTGTACACAAGTACCATCTATGTTTTAGACGGCGTGTTGTTCCTATTTGGAGTTATTGGATTGTTTTTCCTTTTAAAGGTAAGGTTTAATGATCTTGAAAGCTTCTTAGGAGGATTGTTATATGCTACTTTCCCAATAGTCCTAACAGTATTAAGTGTTGGTTTTTCAGACCTTGCAAGTGTGTCTTTTTCGATCTGGGCATTATATTTCACTATTTTAGCCGTTAAAAAGGATTCAAGGTTCTTTATTTTAGTATTTCCATTTTTAATGTTTGCATTTTTGACAAGGTACAATTCTGCTCTTTTAATATTCCCAATTTTCCTTTACATTTTGATGAATAGGGATAAAATTAACTTTAAGAGTATTATTGCAGGAATAGGGGTTTCAGTATTAATTATATTACCTGTACTCCTATTTTACTATCAAAAATTTGGAAATATCATGTATCCATTTATTAGTTTCGGATCGTCTTCAACGGCACTTACAACATCAACAGAAAGTCTATCATATGAACCAAGTATAATCTATTTTTTACAAAAGTTTCCAGCATTTGTAGGAGCTCAAGGTATCACAATACTCTTAATAGTAATGTTAGGGTTTGTTTTGTATTTATTCCTAAAATTTGTAAATAAAAAGCGGGTTAATAAAGAATTATTTAATGTTTTTAGTTTTGATAGGGCAGCCAAGATAAAATGTATAGTCTTTATCATTTTAGGAATCATATTTTTAGTTAGCTTTGGTAAAACGGTTTACATGTTAAGTGAAGTATTATTCTTTGCCATTGCTTACCTATTTTACGATATTATAAAAGATATGAAGCTAAAAGATATGGATCTTAATTTAATGGTTTTCACATGGTTTATGGCATTTTTTATTTTTCACAGTGTTTTTGTTCTGAAGGACAATCGATATTTTGTACTTATGGCACCACCAGTGGCTTACTTTATGATTCTAGGGTTGGTTGGAATTTCAAATAGAATAAAACTTAGATACAAAAATAGAAATATTGTTTTTCCGGTCATTGCAGTAATATTAACAATTATTATGCTCTTATCAACTGCCACACAAATACCTTCTATATTAGAAGCAAACAACGATAAAGTAATCGCAAATCAACAAATTATACAGTCGAGTCAATGGTTTGTTAGTTATGATCCAGATTATAAAAATAGAAATATCTATTCCGATTTATGGCCAAATTTCAGCTGGTACCTCAGGACAAATGTGAAGCCGGTACCAATTTTTAAGGATAATCAAACATTTCCAAATGGAGTAAAAAACAGCACGTTTAATCAGCAAGATAGCAATGCATTCAATAATTACCTAGAAACTAACCATGCTGATTATTATTTCTGTGTTAGACCCGGACTTAATTTAACTTCGTATACACCAATTAAACAGTTTGGAATTGTGACGATTTATCAAAAGAAATTATAA
- the yjjX gene encoding inosine/xanthosine triphosphatase codes for MKVIVGSMNPVKLNATRNILKKIYNNIDVSAVNVDSGISDQPFGLNETIKGAINRAKNAFSDEYDLSVGIESGLMETPNSLTGYIDLQWCAIFDGDILTLGVSSGFEYPPEVVKEVLNGVEVGDVMDKITGVEELGQKKGAVSYLSHDMLNRTENTEQCVLTAMIPRMNKDIYFNDE; via the coding sequence ATGAAAGTTATAGTCGGATCGATGAACCCTGTTAAACTTAATGCCACAAGAAATATTTTAAAAAAAATTTACAATAACATTGATGTTTCCGCAGTAAATGTAGACTCTGGAATATCTGATCAACCCTTTGGATTAAATGAAACCATAAAAGGAGCAATTAACCGGGCCAAAAACGCATTTTCTGATGAATATGATCTGAGTGTAGGTATAGAATCTGGATTAATGGAAACACCCAACTCCTTAACCGGTTATATAGATCTTCAGTGGTGTGCAATATTCGATGGGGATATATTAACTTTAGGAGTAAGTTCAGGATTTGAATATCCTCCCGAAGTTGTAAAAGAGGTACTAAATGGTGTTGAAGTTGGTGATGTTATGGATAAAATCACAGGTGTTGAAGAGCTTGGTCAAAAGAAGGGAGCTGTGAGCTATTTGTCTCATGACATGCTAAACAGAACTGAAAACACAGAACAATGTGTTTTAACTGCCATGATACCTAGAATGAATAAAGATATTTATTTTAATGATGAATAA
- a CDS encoding phosphopantetheine adenylyltransferase, translating to MKENSYKKVAVGGTFDKFHYGHRRLMDIAFEIGDYVVIGVTSNTFGGVKGKIEPCNIRMSNLRGLLEKKHQNYDIQELNDPYGTTISDESIDAIVVSEETEPTAFKINKIRKERGMKPLDIVTIRMVLADDGIPISSTRIRKGEIDKMGTIIRVTRDK from the coding sequence ATGAAGGAAAACTCATACAAAAAAGTGGCGGTAGGGGGAACATTTGACAAGTTCCACTATGGGCACAGACGGCTTATGGATATTGCATTTGAAATTGGGGATTATGTAGTAATAGGGGTTACATCAAACACATTTGGTGGAGTAAAGGGTAAAATTGAACCATGTAATATTCGTATGTCTAATCTCAGAGGTCTGCTTGAAAAGAAACACCAGAATTATGATATACAGGAATTAAACGATCCATATGGAACAACCATCTCAGATGAATCTATTGATGCCATAGTTGTAAGTGAAGAAACAGAACCAACAGCTTTTAAAATAAATAAAATAAGAAAAGAGAGAGGAATGAAACCTCTTGACATTGTGACAATTAGAATGGTATTAGCAGATGATGGAATACCCATATCCTCGACAAGGATAAGAAAAGGGGAAATAGATAAAATGGGAACCATAATTCGGGTTACCCGTGATAAATAA